One genomic window of Evansella cellulosilytica DSM 2522 includes the following:
- a CDS encoding bifunctional diguanylate cyclase/phosphodiesterase, with protein MPSLVETSTFNGIKNTEDNLKDELLRTEQRYKSLFHNNPTPIFTMNSSFMLDSCNDAFYILTGYLIEEIHDNFHTFIRKSQQAYTTDCMKKAISGEANQLNIFIVNKQGKEIEVLLSLIPITVNERIEGIYGVIRDISQLRIYEKNLSFIERSLNNAQYIANIGSWDYDPHNDKLYWSKQMFRIFGLDEKTNTAPSMEQYLKYVHHDDRLRDIVAIQDAMEKKKSFNYESRIFRKDGMKRIVKIQGNPIIDNEGNVVKIIGNTHDITEQKEANQRLVDNEKQARIIFNNLDEIIWSIDISSRKVIFCSNGFEQLFGYCLDDLIDERQLWQKVIHEEDIKGIPEKLITLSQGNQLKFECRVQHTSAEVRWIEIKALPIIDDLGDFIRVDGIIRDITEKKKLDAKMHHIAHHDHLTNLPNRRSFDIKLHELIHHAKKTKSIFSVFYLDIDRFKHVNDMLGHNYGDDLLKEISYRLKQVLQSHFIARTSGDEFAVLLHDVTEEEVIVFAHNIVNVMRQAFHISEVESYVTASIGIAFYPKDGENAVTLLKNADTALSFAKIDGKDNYKHYIPEMNEDSHNIYFLEKDMRLALEKEEFYLEYQPKIDVKTKKVIGCEALIRWTHPKRGIVSPAQFIPIAEESDLICDIGNWVIKKVCKQLKKWHLEGINTVPVSINISAQHLLKTSLLDTIFTALKANHVSPSLLELEITETSLIQPNQSVFSTIRSLKKLGVKLSLDDFGVGYSSLTHIRKFPLDTLKIDKSFISKVPTEKDDAVIISSIIEMAHGLGLTILAEGVETEEQLLFLEEKNCDHIQGFLFSKPISNDHFKQALISGELIIRG; from the coding sequence GTGCCCTCTTTAGTTGAAACAAGCACCTTTAACGGTATTAAAAATACAGAAGATAACTTAAAGGATGAGCTTCTTAGGACAGAACAAAGATATAAATCTTTATTTCATAATAATCCAACTCCTATATTCACTATGAACTCTTCATTCATGTTGGATTCATGTAACGATGCTTTTTACATATTAACTGGTTATTTAATTGAAGAAATTCACGATAATTTTCATACTTTCATCCGTAAATCTCAACAAGCATATACTACTGACTGTATGAAAAAGGCCATTTCAGGTGAAGCAAACCAGTTAAATATTTTTATCGTAAACAAACAAGGAAAAGAGATAGAAGTACTTCTTTCGCTTATCCCAATTACAGTTAATGAAAGAATAGAAGGGATTTATGGTGTAATTCGAGATATCTCTCAACTTCGAATATATGAGAAAAACTTATCTTTTATTGAAAGAAGTCTAAATAACGCGCAATATATTGCTAATATCGGAAGCTGGGACTATGACCCCCATAATGACAAGCTGTACTGGTCTAAGCAAATGTTTCGTATCTTTGGACTAGACGAAAAAACTAACACTGCACCTAGTATGGAGCAATACTTAAAATATGTACATCATGATGACCGTTTAAGAGATATTGTTGCAATACAAGATGCAATGGAAAAGAAAAAAAGTTTTAATTATGAATCACGAATTTTTCGAAAAGACGGTATGAAACGTATTGTAAAAATACAAGGGAACCCTATCATTGATAACGAAGGTAATGTCGTAAAAATCATTGGTAATACACATGATATAACAGAACAAAAGGAAGCTAATCAAAGGTTAGTTGATAACGAGAAACAAGCACGAATTATTTTCAATAATTTAGACGAAATCATTTGGTCCATTGATATATCATCTAGAAAAGTGATCTTTTGCTCAAATGGATTTGAACAGCTTTTTGGCTATTGCCTTGATGATTTAATAGATGAGCGTCAGTTATGGCAAAAAGTGATACACGAGGAAGACATAAAAGGTATTCCTGAAAAACTAATCACCCTTTCACAAGGGAATCAATTGAAATTTGAATGCCGAGTTCAACATACTTCTGCGGAGGTTCGCTGGATCGAAATTAAAGCGCTTCCGATCATTGATGACTTAGGGGACTTCATTCGCGTTGATGGTATTATTCGTGATATTACAGAGAAAAAAAAGCTCGATGCTAAAATGCATCATATTGCCCATCATGATCACCTTACAAATTTGCCTAATCGAAGGAGCTTCGACATCAAGCTTCATGAATTGATACATCATGCCAAAAAGACAAAATCAATTTTTTCTGTATTCTACTTAGATATAGACCGGTTTAAACACGTGAACGATATGCTTGGGCACAACTATGGAGATGATTTATTAAAAGAAATCTCTTATAGACTAAAGCAAGTACTTCAGTCTCACTTTATCGCTAGAACGAGTGGGGATGAGTTTGCAGTTCTTTTGCATGACGTTACCGAGGAAGAGGTCATCGTATTTGCTCATAACATTGTCAATGTGATGAGGCAAGCCTTCCATATTTCCGAGGTAGAATCTTATGTCACCGCGAGCATTGGCATTGCTTTTTACCCAAAGGACGGTGAAAATGCAGTTACATTATTAAAAAATGCTGATACCGCTTTGTCCTTTGCCAAAATTGACGGGAAAGATAATTACAAGCATTATATACCAGAGATGAATGAGGATTCGCATAATATATATTTTTTAGAGAAAGACATGAGGCTTGCCCTTGAAAAGGAAGAATTCTACCTAGAATATCAGCCAAAAATAGATGTAAAAACAAAAAAAGTAATTGGATGTGAAGCACTTATCCGTTGGACGCACCCTAAAAGAGGGATAGTCTCTCCTGCTCAGTTTATTCCCATCGCAGAAGAGAGTGACTTGATTTGTGATATTGGGAATTGGGTTATTAAAAAAGTGTGTAAACAGTTGAAGAAATGGCATCTAGAAGGAATAAATACAGTACCTGTATCTATCAATATATCGGCTCAGCACCTACTAAAAACGAGTTTGCTTGATACTATTTTTACAGCGTTAAAAGCAAACCATGTCTCACCTTCACTATTAGAGCTTGAAATTACGGAAACATCATTAATTCAACCAAATCAATCCGTTTTTTCTACTATTAGATCTTTAAAGAAGCTCGGTGTAAAACTGTCGTTAGATGATTTTGGAGTAGGATACTCTTCCTTAACTCATATTAGGAAGTTCCCACTCGATACTTTAAAAATAGATAAGTCGTTTATTAGCAAAGTACCGACAGAAAAAGATGATGCTGTCATTATCTCGAGCATTATCGAAATGGCCCACGGCCTAGGGTTAACGATTTTAGCCGAAGGGGTTGAAACGGAAGAGCAACTTCTGTTTTTAGAGGAAAAAAACTGTGATCACATACAAGGCTTTTTATTTAGTAAGCCCATTTCCAACGATCACTTTAAACAAGCACTAATTTCTGGAGAATTAATCATAAGAGGTTGA
- a CDS encoding histidine kinase N-terminal domain-containing protein: MPFKKKIVEASNSVVHFLECHEDNFIDLWEKSILLHDGDIHQQKVRENGYKMYDLVKRALRNTISEGEMKQLAEKVAKERMEAEINIGEFVYNNNVGRSIVVSYVFQSGLSRNDLQLIIDKVNTYFDHFCFLVVSEYTSLKENEKC, translated from the coding sequence TTGCCATTTAAGAAAAAAATAGTCGAGGCGTCCAACAGTGTTGTTCACTTTTTAGAATGTCATGAGGACAACTTTATTGATTTATGGGAGAAAAGTATTTTACTTCATGACGGGGATATCCATCAACAAAAGGTGAGAGAAAATGGGTATAAAATGTACGATCTAGTAAAGCGGGCACTCCGTAACACAATTTCTGAAGGTGAGATGAAACAGTTAGCTGAAAAAGTAGCAAAAGAACGGATGGAGGCGGAAATTAACATTGGTGAGTTTGTTTACAACAATAATGTAGGAAGAAGTATTGTCGTCTCCTACGTTTTTCAGTCAGGCTTATCACGAAATGATTTACAACTTATTATAGATAAAGTGAATACTTATTTTGACCACTTTTGCTTTCTAGTCGTAAGTGAATATACGAGTTTAAAAGAAAATGAAAAGTGTTAA
- a CDS encoding DUF456 domain-containing protein, which produces MSFLIWFLIIACFVISFIGLIYPIIPGILFIWIGIALYQFFIPAGDLAWWFWVSLTILTILVFVADLLANLFFVKKYGGSQLGMYAATAGLIVGCFIIPPIGVLIFPFLFVLGTELYQKKTFEEAVKVSIGTLFAFLSGTVAKGFIHVLIIVLFLINVIFFN; this is translated from the coding sequence ATGAGCTTTTTAATTTGGTTTCTTATTATAGCTTGCTTCGTTATAAGTTTTATTGGCCTTATTTATCCGATTATCCCAGGCATTTTGTTTATTTGGATTGGAATTGCTTTATACCAATTTTTCATTCCTGCTGGCGACCTTGCATGGTGGTTTTGGGTTAGTTTAACGATTTTAACAATTTTAGTTTTTGTTGCTGATTTACTAGCAAACTTATTTTTTGTGAAAAAGTATGGCGGCTCTCAATTAGGTATGTATGCTGCAACCGCTGGCCTTATAGTAGGTTGCTTCATTATCCCTCCAATAGGCGTTCTTATATTTCCATTTTTATTTGTACTAGGTACAGAATTATATCAAAAGAAGACATTCGAAGAAGCAGTCAAAGTGTCCATCGGCACCTTGTTTGCGTTTTTAAGTGGTACTGTCGCAAAAGGATTTATACACGTGCTTATCATTGTGCTTTTCCTAATTAACGTCATCTTTTTTAATTAG
- a CDS encoding VanZ family protein, with protein sequence MRNVVFLTVFLAMTIISISTAVEVDTLQEDIPMNAVYRDDASPYFLFDRNSSFYDTFSVRNNPPLLFRKVGHFMLYGLLAAILFLFIPTKRLLIKSFLAILLAGTIGLIDEVHQYFLVSRGGRILDVYINLLGIVSAVSALVFFIGIIKLRRFLFAATSKWRRNVS encoded by the coding sequence ATGCGAAACGTTGTTTTTTTAACCGTTTTTCTCGCGATGACAATTATTAGCATAAGTACAGCCGTTGAGGTGGACACGCTCCAAGAAGATATCCCGATGAACGCTGTATATCGGGATGATGCGTCACCTTACTTTCTATTTGATCGAAATAGTTCCTTTTATGATACGTTTTCAGTAAGAAATAACCCACCTCTACTTTTTAGGAAAGTTGGACATTTTATGTTATATGGCCTTTTAGCAGCCATATTATTTTTGTTTATTCCTACGAAACGGTTATTGATCAAGTCATTTTTAGCGATTTTATTAGCTGGAACAATTGGATTAATTGATGAAGTTCACCAATACTTTCTAGTTAGCCGAGGTGGTCGGATACTTGATGTGTATATTAACTTGTTAGGAATTGTTTCCGCTGTCAGCGCACTCGTTTTCTTTATTGGGATCATAAAGCTAAGAAGATTTCTTTTTGCCGCCACCTCAAAATGGAGAAGAAATGTTTCATAA
- a CDS encoding DUF6671 family protein, with product MNDKQMFDGRECVVATMHQKEKVIAPLLKEELGLQVITPQNFNSDAFGTFSGEVSRKGDQLEAAKRKLKEAMDMTGVSIGVASEGSFGNDTLFRGAAVNRELILLIDKKEELEVVGYVKNNHTNYAQSEVENYEEAYAFAKSIGFPEHAVIVKAHRKAKKKADMVKGITSAEQLKKAVTTLLQKKNTSFSFLKKRQKSLWIETDMRAMYNPTRMKNIELATRDLITKLQSTCPSCQAPGYEITEVKDGLPCAGCGIETASTLSHTYTCQKCHYTEEKLYPNGVTRTDPTYCSICNP from the coding sequence ATGAATGACAAGCAAATGTTTGATGGGAGAGAATGTGTCGTAGCGACAATGCATCAAAAGGAAAAAGTAATTGCGCCATTATTGAAAGAAGAGCTTGGCCTACAAGTCATTACCCCACAAAATTTTAATAGTGATGCCTTCGGAACGTTTTCAGGGGAAGTGAGTAGAAAAGGAGATCAGCTAGAAGCTGCGAAAAGAAAGCTAAAAGAAGCGATGGATATGACAGGTGTGAGTATTGGGGTAGCGAGTGAAGGATCTTTTGGTAATGACACATTATTTCGGGGTGCAGCAGTCAATAGAGAGCTCATCTTGTTGATAGATAAAAAGGAGGAGCTTGAAGTTGTAGGCTATGTGAAAAATAACCATACCAACTATGCCCAAAGTGAAGTAGAGAATTACGAAGAGGCTTATGCATTTGCTAAGTCTATCGGCTTTCCTGAGCATGCTGTGATAGTAAAAGCTCACCGAAAAGCGAAAAAGAAAGCGGATATGGTAAAAGGAATAACGAGTGCTGAACAGCTAAAAAAAGCCGTCACGACGTTGTTACAAAAGAAAAACACCTCTTTTTCCTTTTTAAAAAAGAGGCAAAAAAGCTTATGGATTGAAACGGATATGCGCGCAATGTACAACCCTACACGAATGAAAAACATAGAACTGGCGACAAGAGATCTTATTACAAAGCTTCAATCGACTTGTCCATCGTGTCAAGCACCAGGATATGAAATTACAGAGGTCAAGGATGGCTTGCCTTGTGCTGGTTGTGGCATAGAAACAGCCTCCACGCTCTCGCATACGTATACATGTCAAAAATGCCATTATACGGAAGAAAAGCTATATCCAAATGGTGTAACAAGGACAGATCCAACTTATTGCTCGATATGCAACCCTTAA
- a CDS encoding InlB B-repeat-containing protein translates to MKRKGIVLIVSVLVLVGMGFFTYTVVQSNDFAEQLALAEQYFNEEKYEESKAIYLDILAEDNKHLEARLSLAKCYFSLENWDLVESTLLDGIKLDTFEEQYYIDLSYFYMYKRDIDEAIKTAENGFFRTEATELSHLLNEIESHLHIKIERSSVQVDFNRLLEVVWVDEDEQYFPVQAYYTVDDNEVGVIVAEEEDYYFSAQNTGTATIEASIRSISIKQEIDVREQVLAELLIENNNSPYEGGHISVGEELTLTANGIDYAGEAIPVLPSWEVKNELGHVSTETGTVTHFTANKSGLETIVIAAEDLQKEIHIRIDGDTKILNYEITGEGTLIFSPEEEEYKIDSEVTIEAIAADGWKFSSWDGDLSGSTNPITITMDDHKAFQAIFTPLSHSLELNTEGQGSIQRSSTNTSFDDGDAVTLTANPQSGWRFVRWEGSHRSTTPTITVIMDSNKSLTAVFEKVPSSSNGNNEPETSNRNEAERNNENEQESQEQNAEATFSLTISTASGGKINGAQSGSSHKKGDKVTLTAQPNEGWKFIRWEGDASGSSRTVTVTMDKDKTVRAIFEEDKPKQFTLTTAVEGNGRVEVIGGGSKFDEGTVVELRAIPDSGWRFAGWKETNGQSPTQITMNSNKTMTAIFEQRTEDE, encoded by the coding sequence ATGAAAAGGAAAGGAATCGTTTTAATTGTAAGTGTACTCGTTCTTGTTGGGATGGGGTTCTTTACATATACAGTTGTACAATCAAATGATTTTGCAGAGCAGCTAGCGCTTGCCGAGCAATACTTTAATGAAGAAAAATATGAAGAAAGCAAAGCTATTTATTTAGACATTTTAGCTGAAGATAATAAACATCTTGAAGCTCGCTTAAGCTTAGCAAAGTGTTATTTTTCCCTCGAAAACTGGGATTTAGTAGAATCAACCTTACTCGATGGCATCAAGCTGGATACATTTGAGGAACAATATTATATCGATTTGTCTTATTTTTACATGTACAAACGTGATATTGACGAAGCGATTAAAACAGCTGAAAACGGATTTTTTCGGACTGAAGCTACTGAACTATCTCACTTGCTAAATGAAATAGAATCACATTTACATATAAAAATAGAAAGGTCTTCTGTACAAGTTGATTTTAATCGTTTGCTAGAGGTTGTATGGGTTGATGAAGACGAGCAATACTTTCCTGTACAAGCCTATTATACGGTAGACGACAATGAAGTTGGCGTTATTGTGGCAGAGGAGGAAGACTATTATTTTTCCGCACAAAACACTGGCACTGCTACGATAGAAGCGTCAATTAGATCGATTTCTATAAAGCAAGAAATTGACGTACGAGAGCAAGTATTAGCTGAATTGCTGATTGAAAACAATAACAGTCCGTATGAAGGTGGTCACATTTCAGTCGGTGAGGAGCTAACATTAACAGCCAATGGTATCGACTATGCCGGAGAAGCAATACCTGTTTTACCTAGTTGGGAAGTTAAGAATGAGCTTGGTCATGTAAGCACCGAAACTGGTACTGTTACACATTTCACTGCAAATAAAAGCGGACTAGAAACAATCGTCATAGCTGCCGAGGACTTACAAAAAGAAATACATATACGCATTGATGGGGATACAAAAATATTAAACTATGAGATAACAGGAGAAGGTACATTAATTTTTTCTCCCGAAGAAGAAGAATATAAGATCGACAGTGAAGTGACTATAGAAGCAATTGCTGCTGATGGATGGAAATTTTCTAGCTGGGATGGTGATTTGTCTGGGTCTACTAACCCAATAACGATTACGATGGATGATCATAAAGCGTTTCAAGCCATCTTCACCCCTCTTTCCCATTCACTTGAGCTGAATACGGAAGGCCAAGGTAGTATTCAAAGAAGTTCAACAAATACTAGTTTTGATGATGGGGACGCAGTCACATTAACTGCCAATCCACAATCAGGATGGAGGTTTGTTCGTTGGGAAGGAAGTCATCGAAGTACAACGCCAACGATCACGGTGATCATGGACAGTAATAAGTCGCTCACTGCAGTATTCGAAAAAGTACCTTCTTCTAGTAATGGTAATAATGAGCCAGAAACGTCAAATCGTAACGAGGCTGAGAGAAACAATGAAAATGAACAAGAATCTCAAGAGCAGAATGCCGAAGCTACGTTTTCTTTAACTATTTCAACAGCTTCAGGCGGGAAAATTAACGGTGCACAATCTGGTAGTAGCCATAAAAAAGGTGACAAAGTGACTTTGACTGCGCAGCCGAATGAAGGATGGAAGTTTATCCGTTGGGAAGGTGACGCTTCGGGCAGCTCCAGAACCGTAACAGTTACAATGGATAAGGATAAAACTGTGCGTGCTATTTTTGAAGAGGATAAGCCAAAGCAATTTACGTTGACAACTGCCGTTGAAGGAAATGGGAGAGTGGAAGTTATTGGAGGCGGTAGTAAATTTGATGAAGGAACCGTCGTTGAACTACGAGCTATTCCTGATAGCGGATGGCGATTTGCTGGGTGGAAGGAGACAAATGGTCAATCACCCACCCAGATCACTATGAATAGTAATAAAACAATGACTGCTATATTCGAGCAGAGAACTGAAGACGAATAG